TGGAGGTCGAGCTCGGCGACGTGCTGCCGGGTGGAGCTGTCGGGGTTCGTCCACAGGACGGGGTCGCGGGGCGGCGGCGGGGCCGCCGACGCGGAGCCGGCGACCAGTGCGGGAACGGTGAGGAGCGCGGCGGCGGCGATCGCCGCCACCCGACGGAGCGCGGGCGCACCGGCGTGGTGGGACATGATCGATCTCCTTTGATCGGACGGTGGTCCCGACCGGCTGTGGAAGCGCTACCACGCCGGTCAGGGCACCAGTGTCCCGCATCCGCGGGGCCCACACCAGCCGACCCGACCCCGCCGGGCGCCCGGCCCGGCCCGACCGGTGCCCCCTACGATGGCAGCCATGATCTTCAAGGCCGTGGGCGCAGGACGCCCCTACCCGGACCACGGACGCGACGGCGTCGGGGACTGGTCGGACGTCCCGCCCCGACAGGTGCGCCTCGACGAGCTCGTGACGACCAAGCGGACCCTCGACCTCGACGCCCTGCTGGCCGACGACTCCACGTTCTTCGGCGACCTCTTCGCCCACGTCGTCGAGTACCACGGGGTGCTCTACCTGGAGGACGGTCTGCACCGCGCCGTCCGGGCCGCCCTCCAGCAGCGGCCCATCCTCCACGCTCGCGTCCTCACGGTGGCGTGAGGCCGGTGATTCTCGGATTCTCGGGTAGTTTCGTCGCGTGACCTCGACAGCTCAGGACCCGGCACGCGTCACCCGGCGCCGCCGCAAGCACGAACGCCAGGCCGTGATCTTCGGGCTGCTGCTGGCGTTCCTCGTGCTGGTCGGCCTGGGTGCCGTCGCCATCTACACGGACACGATCGAGGCGCCGTTCGCCGAGCCGATCCACACCCCGGCGGCCACGGCCACCGCCATGCGCCCGGCCTGCCTGCCGGAGTCCGCCGACGGCACCCTCCCGCTGGCGTACGACAAGGTGCGGGTGCGGATCTACAACGCCGCGGACGACCGGTTCGCCCTCGCCGGCGCCAACGAGGAGGTCCTCAGCGAGCGCGGCTTCGACGTCCGCGACTCCGGCGACTTCTCCCGCCCCGTCGAGGGCCTGTCCGAGATCCGGTACGGCGCGAAGGGGGTCGTCGCGGCCTACACGCTCGCCGCGCAGTTCCCCGACATCGAGCTGATCCTCGACGACCGCAACGGCGCCGTCGTGGACCTCGTCGTCGGCACGGAGTGGGTGGAGCCGCTGCCGGTCGAGGAGGTCCCGCTCGCGGCGGACCAGCCGATGCAGAACCTGCCGGGCTGCCAGCCGGTCGACGAGATCACCCCCGTCGCGCGCGAGTACGGGCTCGGGCGGGACCCCCAGGAAGAGGCCCCGCCCGAGGACGCCTGACGTCAGTCGGACGTCGTCCCGTCCGACCCCACCGGGGAGTCGTCGACGCGGTCGTCCGTCATCGACGCGGACGCCGGGGAGGCGATCTCCGCGGTCGTCCCGCGCCAGCGGCCGATCGTCCGCATGAGGTGGTAGATCACCAGGGCGGCCGCAGTGCCGAGCGCGATGCCCTCGAACACGAGGTCGCCCACGCCCCACGTGTAGTTGGCGATGCCGATGATGAGCGGCACGGCCGCCGTCGTGAGGTTCACCGGGTCGGCGAAGTCCACCTTGTTCTGCACCCAGATGCGGAACCCGAGCACGCCGATCATGCCGTACAGCACCGTGGTGACGCCGCCGAGGACGCCGACGGGCACACTGTTGATGATCTCGCCGAACACCGGGGAGAACGACAGCAGCAGCGCACCGATGCCCGCCACCCAGTACGCGGCGGTGGAGTAGACGCGGGTGGCGGCCATGACGCCGATGTTCTCGGCGTACGTGGTGGTGCCGGAGCCGCCGCCGGTGCCGGCGAGCGTGGTCGCCACGCCGTCGGCGATGAGCGCGCGGCCCATCCGGTCGTCGAGGTTCTGGCCGGTCATCGCGGCGACCGACTTCACGTGGCCGACGTTCTCGGCGACGAGGACGAACACGACGGGCAGGAAGAGCCCGAGGACCGACAGGTCGAACGTCGGCGCGGTGAAGTCCGGGAGACCGAAGAGGTCCGCCTGCTCGACCTGGCTGAAGTCCACCTCGCCGCGGACGACCGCGACGACGTAGCCGACCAGGACGCCGAGGAGGATGGACAGACGCCCCAGGATGCCGCGGAACAGCACGGAGATGAGCACCACGGACGCCAGGGTGACGGTGGCGGTCACCGGGGCGAGCTGGTAGTTGTTCCAGGCGGCCGGGGCCAGGTTGAGGCCGATGAGGGCGAC
This Isoptericola jiangsuensis DNA region includes the following protein-coding sequences:
- a CDS encoding LytR C-terminal domain-containing protein — protein: MTSTAQDPARVTRRRRKHERQAVIFGLLLAFLVLVGLGAVAIYTDTIEAPFAEPIHTPAATATAMRPACLPESADGTLPLAYDKVRVRIYNAADDRFALAGANEEVLSERGFDVRDSGDFSRPVEGLSEIRYGAKGVVAAYTLAAQFPDIELILDDRNGAVVDLVVGTEWVEPLPVEEVPLAADQPMQNLPGCQPVDEITPVAREYGLGRDPQEEAPPEDA
- a CDS encoding type II toxin-antitoxin system VapB family antitoxin, producing MIFKAVGAGRPYPDHGRDGVGDWSDVPPRQVRLDELVTTKRTLDLDALLADDSTFFGDLFAHVVEYHGVLYLEDGLHRAVRAALQQRPILHARVLTVA
- a CDS encoding uracil-xanthine permease family protein, translating into MQRGWTTHGDGRRVAPGEVVAPGERLSWPRTIGIGLQHIVAMFGATFLVPLITGFPPSTTLFFSAIGTIGFLLITGNRLPSYLGSSFAFIAPIGAATASGGHSAAVGGILVTGLLLVLVGVVVHFAGPRWIDVVMPPVVTGVIVALIGLNLAPAAWNNYQLAPVTATVTLASVVLISVLFRGILGRLSILLGVLVGYVVAVVRGEVDFSQVEQADLFGLPDFTAPTFDLSVLGLFLPVVFVLVAENVGHVKSVAAMTGQNLDDRMGRALIADGVATTLAGTGGGSGTTTYAENIGVMAATRVYSTAAYWVAGIGALLLSFSPVFGEIINSVPVGVLGGVTTVLYGMIGVLGFRIWVQNKVDFADPVNLTTAAVPLIIGIANYTWGVGDLVFEGIALGTAAALVIYHLMRTIGRWRGTTAEIASPASASMTDDRVDDSPVGSDGTTSD